The Lycium barbarum isolate Lr01 chromosome 9, ASM1917538v2, whole genome shotgun sequence genome has a segment encoding these proteins:
- the LOC132611316 gene encoding potassium transporter 2, producing the protein MPPRRMDVDYGKCWDTSKKSWKSTLILAYQSLGVVYGDLSISPLYVYKSTFAEDIHHSETNEEIFGVLSFVFWTLTLVPLFKYVFIVLRADDNGEGGTFALYSLICRHAKVSLLPNRQVSDEALSTYKLEHPPETKNSSRVKLLLEKHKSLHTALLILVLLGTCMVIGDGLLTPVISVFSAVSGLELSMSRDHHQYAVIPITCFILVCLFALQHYGTHRVGFVFAPIVMTWLLCISALGLYNIIHWNPQVYKALSPYYMVKFLKKTRKGGWMSLGGILLCITGSEAMFADLGHFSYAAIQIAFTFLVYPALILAYMGQAAFLSRHHHTIHKIGFYVSVPDCVRWPVLVIAILASVVGSQAIISGTFSIINQSQSLGCFPRVKVVHTNAKMHGQIYIPEINWILMILCVAVTIGFRDTKHMGNASGLAVMAVMLVTTCLTSLVIILCWNKPPILALGFLLLFGSIELLYFSASVIKFLEGAWLPILLALFLVTVMFVWHYATVKKYEYDLHNKVSLEWLLALGPSLGIARVPGIGLVFTDLTSGIPANFSRFVTNLPAYHRILVFVCVKSVPVPFVPPAERYLVGRVGPAAHRSYRCIVRYGYRDVHQDVDSFESELVSRLADFIRYDWYKAHGIIDMCNEDDSSRSGASSGECRLTVIGTLDLSGTPAFELDENVQPASVSVGFPTVESVTDVIEMQPVERRVRFAIDNESEVDSRGGMDAQLQEELQDLYAAQQAGTAFVLGHSHVKAKQGSSVLKRLAINYGYNFLRRNCRGADVSLKVPPASLLEVGMVYIV; encoded by the exons ATGCCTCCAAGGAGAATGGATGTCGACTATGGCAAGTGTTGGGACACTTCAAAG AAGTCTTGGAAGAGTACATTGATTCTGGCATACCAAAGTCTTGGGGTAGTGTATGGGGATCTCAGTATTTCCCCTCTTTATGTCTACAAGAGCACATTTGCAGAAGACATTCATCATTCAGAGACCAATGAAGAGATTTTTGGCGTTCTTTCATTCGTTTTTTGGACTTTAACACTAGTTCCTTTATTCAAATATGTCTTTATCGTACTTCGAGCTGATGACAATGGAGAGG GTGGGACTTTTGCTCTCTATTCCTTAATATGCAGGCATGCCAAAgtaagccttcttcctaacagACAAGTTTCGGATGAAGCTCTTTCTACCTACAAACTTGAGCACCCTCCCGAGACGAAGAATAGCTCAAGGGTGAAATTGCTTCTTGAGAAGCACAAATCCTTGCACACTGCTTTGCTAATCTTAGtgcttcttggaacttgtatggTGATTGGAGATGGGCTGCTTACTCCAGTCATATCTG TTTTCTCTGCGGTTTCGGGCCTTGAGTTATCAATGTCTCGGGATCACCATCAAT ATGCAGTGATTCCAATAACTTGCTTCATATTAGTCTGCCTATTCGCATTACAACATTATGGCACACATCGAGTTGGTTTTGTTTTTGCACCCATTGTGATGACCTGGTTACTCTGCATTAGTGCTCTTGGGTTATACAACATTATCCACTGGAATCCACAAGTTTATAAAGCTCTTTCCCCCTATTACATGGTAAAATTCctaaagaaaacaagaaaaggaGGATGGATGTCTTTGGGGGGAATTCTGCTGTGCATAACTG GTTCTGAAGCAATGTTTGCTGATCTTGGGCACTTCTCCTATGCTGCAATTCAA ATTGCATTCACCTTTCTGGTTTATCCAGCTCTAATTTTGGCATATATGGGTCAAGCAGCTTTCTTATCAAGGCATCACCACACCATTCACAAGATTGGTTTCTATGTATCAGTTCCAG ATTGCGTGAGATGGCCAGTTTTAGTAATAGCAATTCTGGCTTCTGTTGTGGGAAGTCAGGCAATCATCAGCGGGACATTCTCAATTATCAACCAGAGTCAATCCCTTGGTTGCTTCCCAAGAGTCAAGGTTGTTCACACCAATGCCAAGATGCATGGCCAGATATACATTCCCGAGATCAATTGGATACTCATGATTCTTTGTGTTGCTGTGACTATTGGATTCAGAGACACAAAGCACATGGGAAATGCTTCAG GACTAGCAGTGATGGCGGTGATGCTGGTGACCACTTGCCTTACTTCATTAGTTATCATCCTCTGCTGGAACAAGCCTCCAATCCTGGCCCTTGGATTTCTCCTTCTGTTTGGGTCTATTGAGTTACTCTACTTCTCAGCCTCCGTCATTAAGTTTCTTGAGGGCGCTTGGCTTCCAATCCTGCTTGCACTGTTTTTGGTTACTGTCATGTTTGTTTGGCACTACGCCACAGTTAAAAAGTATGAATATGATCTCCACAATAAGGTTTCATTAGAATGGCTGCTGGCACTAGGTCCAAGCTTGGGCATTGCTCGAGTCCCTGGCATCGGCCTCGTCTTCACTGATTTGACTTCTGGGATTCCTGCCAACTTCTCACGTTTTGTTACCAACCTCCCAGCCTACCACCGGATACTTGTTTTTGTCTGTGTGAAATCTGTGCCTGTCCCTTTTGTGCCCCCAGCTGAGAGATACCTCGTAGGCCGTGTTGGTCCTGCAGCTCATCGTTCCTATAGATGCATTGTCCGTTATGGTTACCGTGACGTTCACCAGGATGTTGACTCCTTTGAATCTGAACTTGTCAGTAGGCTGGCTGATTTCATCCGGTATGATTGGTACAAGGCGCATGGAATCATCGACATGTGCAACGAGGATGACAGCTCACGGTCCGGTGCATCATCCGGAGAATGCAGACTGACCGTTATAGGAACTCTAGATTTGTCAGGTACACCAGCTTTCGAGCTGGACGAAAATGTGCAACCTGCAAGCGTGTCTGTCGGGTTCCCTACCGTTGAAAGTGTGACGGATGTGATAGAGATGCAACCTGTGGAAAGAAGAGTGAGATTCGCCATAGATAACGAGTCGGAAGTGGATTCACGAGGCGGAATGGATGCTCAGCTGCAGGAGGAGCTACAAGATTTGTATGCAGCACAACAAGCAGGGACAGCATTTGTATTAGGACATTCACATGTGAAAGCAAAACAAGGATCATCAGTGTTGAAGAGGTTGGCTATCAATTATGGTTATAATTTCCTAAGGAGGAATTGCAGGGGTGCAGATGTGTCCCTAAAGGTTCCTCCAGCATCCCTTCTTGAAGTTGGCATGGTCTACATTGTGTAA
- the LOC132610052 gene encoding uncharacterized protein LOC132610052 gives MGLRAIPFTPSQNGLMPNYLSVSEYLPRCSIIPSSRTSKLVLAVSSKAKKEDTEEPKEKKKQSLFSSVTEALDFSQVRSAKDAELLDEAREKTQSGERMSPEQYGALRRKIGGTYKDFFKSYVEVDGQYVEEGWVDKTCKVCKKDTSGEARQVDNFGRYAHVACLEKSKSGNFFTNLFSR, from the exons ATGGGACTTAGAGCTATTCCCTTTACACCTTCTCAAAATGGTCTCATGCCTAACTATTTGAGTGTTTCAGAATATTTGCCTAGATGCAGTATAATTCCTAGCAGTAGAACCTCAAAACTAGTACTAGCAGTTTCATCAAAGGCAAAGAAAGAAGATACAGAAGAACCTAAGGAGAAGAAGAAGCAATCTTTGTTTTCAAGTGTAACAGAAGCTCTGGATTTTTCCCAAGTTAGATCAGCAAAAGACGCTGAGCTTCTCGATGAAGCTCGAGAAAAAACACAATCGGGAGAGAGGATGTCCCCAGAACAG TATGGAGCTTTGAGAAGGAAGATTGGTGGAACATACAAAGATTTCTTCAAGTCCTATGTTGAAG TGGATGGGCAATACGTGGAGGAGGGATGGGTAGATAAGACGTGCAAGGTATGCAAGAAGGATACGAGTGGAGAAGCAAGGCAAGTCGATAATTTTGGACGATATGCACACGTAGCTTGTCTTGAGAAATCCAAATCTGGAAATTTTTTCACCAACCTCTTCTCAAGATGA